A stretch of Allostreptomyces psammosilenae DNA encodes these proteins:
- a CDS encoding DUF3566 domain-containing protein — protein sequence MQSGNYQQQPRQSGTSGSASASGSGYGQASTGGGAGQYGGYGANPSQYSSSSSSASAGQGYQSQNYSSGGYGSGSAGAATTAPARPTAQPTAGQPPAQRAGQPSAAARPATGGAARTRKARLRVSKVDPWSVMKVSFLLSIAIGVVAVVAVALLWMVLDSVGVFQTVGETMREVTGSQEGDGMDLLTLLAFGRVMTITAVVAVIDVVLATALATIGAFIYNIAAQFVGGLEVTLAEED from the coding sequence GTGCAGTCCGGCAACTATCAACAGCAGCCACGACAGTCCGGCACGTCCGGCTCGGCCTCGGCTTCGGGATCGGGGTACGGGCAGGCGTCCACGGGCGGCGGGGCGGGTCAGTACGGCGGGTACGGGGCGAATCCGTCCCAGTACTCTTCCTCCTCCTCATCGGCCTCGGCCGGGCAGGGGTACCAGTCCCAGAACTACTCCTCCGGCGGATACGGTTCCGGCTCCGCGGGCGCCGCCACGACCGCGCCCGCCCGCCCCACCGCCCAGCCCACGGCCGGCCAGCCGCCGGCGCAGCGGGCCGGTCAGCCCTCGGCCGCCGCGCGCCCGGCCACGGGTGGCGCGGCGCGCACCCGGAAGGCGCGGCTGCGGGTCTCCAAGGTGGATCCGTGGTCGGTGATGAAGGTCAGCTTCCTGCTGTCCATAGCGATAGGCGTGGTGGCCGTGGTGGCCGTGGCGCTGCTGTGGATGGTCCTGGACTCGGTCGGGGTCTTCCAGACGGTCGGCGAGACCATGCGGGAGGTCACCGGCAGCCAGGAGGGCGACGGGATGGACCTGCTGACCCTGCTGGCGTTCGGCCGGGTCATGACGATCACCGCGGTGGTCGCGGTCATCGACGTGGTGCTGGCGACCGCCCTGGCCACGATCGGCGCGTTCATCTACAACATCGCCGCCCAGTTCGTCGGCGGCCTCGAGGTCACCCTGGCCGAGGAGGACTGA
- the gyrA gene encoding DNA gyrase subunit A, producing MVDSNPPTGPEGPGGTPGEEGSAPGAEAVVGHRTELVGLETEMQRSYLDYAMSVIVGRALPEVRDGLKPVHRRVLYAMYDGGYRPDKGYYKCARVVGDVMGNYHPHGDTAIYDTLVRLAQPWAMRMPLVDGNGNFGSPGNDPAAAMRYTECRMAPLAMEMLRDIDEDTVDFESNYDGRSQEPVILPARFPNLLVNGSAGIAVGMATNIPPHNLREVASGVQWYLANPEVSHEELLEELIRRVKGPDFPTGALIVGHRGIEDAYRTGRGSITMRAVVEVEEIQGRQCLVVTELPYQVNPDNLAQKIADLVRDGRIQGIADVRDESSSRTGQRLVVVLKRDAVAKVVLNNLYKHTELQTTFGANMLALVDGVPRTLSLDAFVRHWVSHQIEVVVRRTRYRLRKAEERAHILRGLLKALDAIDEVIALIRSSATVEEARSGLIGLLEIDEIQANAILEMQLRRLAALEHQRITAEYDELMTRIGEYNAILASPERQRQIISEELAAIVEKYGDDRRSQLIPYEGDMSIEDLIAEEDIVVTITRGGYVKRTRTDLYRSQKRGGKGVRGAQLKQDDIVDHFFVTTTHHWILFFTNKGRVYRAKAYELPDAGREARGQHVANLLAFQPDERIAGILAVRDYEVAPYLVLATKSGLVKKTPLKDYDSPRSGGVIAINLRAAEDGGEDELIGAELVGPTDDLLLISRKAQAIRFTATDEALRPMGRATSGVKGMSFREGDELLSMNVVRPDTFVFTATDGGFAKRTKVDEYRVQGRGGLGIKAAKIVEDRGSLVGALVVEETDEILAITLGGGVIRTRVSEVRETGRDTMGVQLINLSKRDAVVGIARNAEAGAEAEELADAAEEEAPDAGSAADAADSGVVESATDEATGSNEETQS from the coding sequence GTGGTGGACAGCAACCCCCCCACCGGACCCGAGGGCCCGGGCGGCACCCCCGGCGAGGAGGGCTCCGCGCCCGGCGCCGAGGCCGTCGTCGGCCACCGCACCGAGCTCGTCGGCCTTGAGACCGAGATGCAGCGCTCCTACCTCGACTACGCGATGAGCGTGATCGTGGGCCGCGCGCTGCCCGAGGTGCGGGACGGCCTCAAGCCGGTGCACCGCCGCGTGCTCTACGCGATGTACGACGGCGGGTACCGGCCGGACAAGGGCTACTACAAGTGCGCCCGCGTCGTCGGCGACGTGATGGGCAACTACCACCCGCACGGCGACACCGCCATCTACGACACCCTGGTGCGGCTGGCGCAGCCCTGGGCGATGCGGATGCCGCTGGTCGACGGTAACGGCAACTTCGGCTCGCCGGGCAACGACCCGGCCGCGGCCATGCGGTACACCGAGTGCCGGATGGCCCCGCTGGCCATGGAGATGCTGCGGGACATCGACGAGGACACCGTCGACTTCGAGTCCAACTACGACGGCCGCTCCCAGGAGCCGGTGATCCTGCCGGCCCGCTTCCCCAACCTGCTGGTCAACGGCTCCGCGGGCATCGCGGTCGGCATGGCCACCAACATCCCCCCGCACAACCTGCGCGAGGTGGCCTCCGGCGTCCAGTGGTACCTGGCGAACCCGGAGGTCTCCCACGAGGAGCTGCTGGAGGAGCTGATCCGCCGGGTCAAGGGCCCGGACTTCCCGACCGGCGCGCTGATCGTCGGACACCGCGGCATCGAGGACGCCTACCGCACCGGGCGCGGCTCGATCACCATGCGCGCGGTGGTGGAGGTCGAGGAGATCCAGGGCCGGCAGTGCCTGGTCGTCACCGAGCTGCCGTACCAGGTGAACCCGGACAACCTGGCGCAGAAGATCGCCGACCTGGTCCGGGACGGCCGCATCCAGGGCATCGCGGACGTCCGCGACGAGTCCTCCTCGCGCACCGGCCAGCGGCTGGTGGTGGTGCTCAAGCGGGACGCCGTCGCCAAGGTCGTGCTGAACAACCTCTACAAGCACACCGAGCTGCAGACCACCTTCGGCGCCAACATGCTGGCGCTGGTGGACGGCGTGCCGCGCACCCTCTCGCTGGACGCCTTCGTCCGGCACTGGGTGTCGCACCAGATCGAGGTCGTCGTCCGGCGCACCCGCTACCGGCTGCGCAAGGCCGAGGAGCGGGCGCACATCCTGCGCGGCCTGCTCAAGGCGCTGGACGCGATCGACGAGGTGATCGCCCTGATCCGCTCCTCCGCCACGGTGGAGGAGGCGCGCAGCGGCCTGATCGGGCTGCTGGAGATCGACGAGATCCAGGCCAACGCCATCCTGGAGATGCAGCTGCGCCGGCTGGCCGCCCTGGAGCACCAGCGGATCACGGCCGAGTACGACGAGCTGATGACCCGGATCGGCGAGTACAACGCGATCCTGGCCTCGCCGGAGCGGCAGCGGCAGATCATCAGCGAGGAGCTGGCGGCGATCGTCGAGAAGTACGGCGACGACCGACGCAGCCAGCTGATCCCCTACGAGGGCGACATGTCCATCGAGGACCTGATCGCCGAAGAGGACATCGTCGTCACCATCACCCGCGGCGGGTACGTCAAGCGCACCCGCACCGACCTCTACCGCTCGCAGAAGCGCGGCGGCAAGGGCGTGCGGGGCGCGCAGCTGAAGCAGGACGACATCGTCGACCACTTCTTCGTCACCACCACGCACCACTGGATCCTGTTCTTCACCAACAAGGGCCGGGTGTACCGGGCGAAGGCCTACGAGCTGCCGGACGCCGGCCGGGAGGCCCGCGGGCAGCACGTGGCGAACCTGCTCGCCTTCCAGCCGGACGAGCGGATCGCCGGGATCCTCGCGGTGCGGGACTACGAGGTGGCGCCGTACCTGGTGCTGGCCACCAAGTCGGGCCTGGTGAAGAAGACGCCGCTGAAGGACTACGACTCCCCGCGCTCCGGCGGCGTGATCGCGATCAACCTGCGCGCGGCCGAGGACGGCGGCGAGGACGAGCTGATCGGCGCCGAGCTGGTGGGGCCGACCGACGACCTGCTGCTGATCAGCCGGAAGGCGCAGGCCATCCGGTTCACCGCCACCGACGAGGCGCTGCGGCCGATGGGCCGGGCCACCTCGGGTGTGAAGGGCATGTCGTTCCGGGAGGGCGACGAGCTGCTGTCGATGAACGTGGTGCGCCCGGACACCTTCGTGTTCACCGCGACCGACGGCGGCTTCGCCAAGCGCACCAAGGTTGACGAGTACCGGGTGCAGGGCCGCGGCGGTCTGGGCATCAAGGCGGCGAAGATCGTCGAGGACCGCGGTTCGCTGGTCGGCGCGCTGGTGGTGGAGGAGACCGACGAGATCCTCGCCATCACGCTGGGCGGTGGTGTGATTCGCACCCGGGTTTCGGAGGTACGTGAAACCGGACGTGACACCATGGGCGTCCAACTCATCAACCTGAGTAAGCGGGACGCCGTCGTCGGCATCGCGCGGAACGCGGAGGCCGGGGCGGAGGCCGAGGAGTTGGCGGACGCGGCGGAGGAGGAGGCCCCCGACGCCGGGTCAGCCGCCGATGCGGCAGACTCAGGTGTGGTGGAGTCGGCTACCGACGAGGCGACCGGCTCGAACGAGGAAACACAGAGCTGA
- the gyrB gene encoding DNA topoisomerase (ATP-hydrolyzing) subunit B — protein MPEDENLEQPAADPQGADSGGNKQSYDASAITVLEGLDAVRKRPGMYIGSTGERGLHHLVYEVVDNSVDEALAGHADTIDVTILPDGAVRVVDNGRGIPVDMHPVEKKPALELVLTVLHAGGKFGGGGYAVSGGLHGVGVSVVNALSTRLSVEVHRDGYRWTQDYKLGVPTAPLERHEATDRTGTSVTFWADGEIFETTDYSFETLSRRFQEMAFLNRGLTITLTDERETAKKTAGADTAGADEPSEPLSVRYHYDGGIVDFVKHLNAKKGEPVHPSVIDFSAEDPERRIAVEVAMQWNTAYSEGVYSFANTIHTHEGGTHEEGFRAALTTLVNRYARDRKLLREKDDNLAGEDIREGLTAIISVKLGEPQFEGQTKTKLGNTEAKTFVQKVVHEQLADWLDRNPNEAADVVRKGIQAATARVAARKARDLTRRKGLLETASLPGKLSDCQSNDPTKCEIFIVEGDSAGGSAKSGRNPQYQAILPIRGKILNVEKARIDRVLQNTEVQALISAFGTGIHEDFDIDKLRYHKIVLMADADVDGQHIRTLLLTLLFRFMRPLVESGHVYLAQPPLYKIKWGKDDFQYAYSDRERDALINLGRQAGRKLPKDDAIQRFKGLGEMNAEELRVTTMDPEHRVLLQVTLDDAARADDLFSVLMGEDVEARRSFIQRNAKDVRFLDI, from the coding sequence ATGCCCGAGGACGAGAACCTCGAGCAGCCGGCCGCGGACCCGCAGGGGGCCGACTCCGGAGGCAACAAGCAGTCCTACGACGCCAGCGCGATCACCGTGCTGGAGGGCCTCGACGCGGTGCGCAAGCGCCCCGGCATGTACATCGGCTCGACCGGCGAGCGTGGCCTGCACCACCTCGTGTACGAGGTCGTGGACAACTCCGTCGACGAGGCGCTGGCCGGTCACGCGGACACCATCGACGTCACCATCCTCCCCGACGGCGCCGTGCGCGTGGTGGACAACGGCCGCGGCATCCCGGTGGACATGCACCCGGTGGAGAAGAAGCCCGCCCTGGAGCTGGTGCTCACCGTGCTGCACGCCGGCGGCAAGTTCGGGGGCGGCGGCTACGCCGTCTCCGGCGGTCTGCACGGCGTCGGCGTCTCGGTGGTGAACGCCCTGTCCACCCGGCTGTCGGTGGAGGTGCACCGGGACGGCTACCGCTGGACCCAGGACTACAAGCTGGGCGTGCCCACCGCCCCGCTGGAGCGGCACGAGGCGACCGACCGCACCGGCACCTCGGTCACCTTCTGGGCCGACGGCGAGATCTTCGAGACCACCGACTACTCCTTCGAGACGCTCTCCCGGCGCTTCCAGGAGATGGCCTTCCTCAACCGGGGCCTGACCATCACGCTGACCGACGAGCGGGAGACGGCCAAGAAGACCGCCGGCGCGGACACCGCGGGCGCCGACGAGCCGAGCGAGCCGCTGTCCGTCCGCTACCACTACGACGGCGGCATCGTCGACTTCGTCAAGCACCTCAACGCGAAGAAGGGCGAGCCGGTCCACCCCTCGGTGATCGACTTCTCCGCGGAGGACCCGGAGCGGCGGATCGCGGTCGAGGTCGCGATGCAGTGGAACACGGCCTACAGCGAGGGCGTGTACAGCTTCGCCAACACCATCCACACGCACGAGGGCGGCACCCACGAGGAGGGCTTCCGCGCCGCGCTGACCACCCTGGTCAACCGGTACGCCCGGGACCGCAAGCTGCTGCGGGAGAAGGACGACAACCTCGCCGGCGAGGACATCCGCGAGGGCCTGACGGCCATCATCTCGGTGAAGCTGGGCGAGCCGCAGTTCGAGGGCCAGACCAAGACCAAGCTGGGCAACACCGAGGCGAAGACCTTCGTGCAGAAGGTCGTCCACGAGCAGCTGGCCGACTGGCTGGACCGCAACCCGAACGAGGCGGCGGACGTCGTCCGCAAGGGCATCCAGGCGGCCACCGCCCGGGTCGCCGCCCGCAAGGCGCGCGACCTGACCCGCCGCAAGGGGCTGCTGGAGACGGCCAGCCTGCCCGGCAAGCTGAGCGACTGCCAGAGCAACGACCCGACGAAGTGCGAGATCTTCATCGTCGAGGGCGACTCGGCCGGCGGTTCGGCGAAGTCCGGTCGCAACCCGCAGTACCAGGCCATCCTGCCGATCCGCGGCAAGATCCTGAACGTGGAGAAGGCCCGGATCGACCGGGTGCTGCAGAACACCGAGGTGCAGGCGCTGATCTCGGCGTTCGGTACGGGCATCCACGAGGACTTCGACATCGACAAGCTCCGCTACCACAAGATCGTGCTGATGGCGGACGCCGACGTCGACGGCCAGCACATCCGCACCCTCCTGCTCACCCTGCTCTTCCGCTTCATGCGCCCCCTGGTCGAGAGCGGTCACGTCTACCTCGCCCAGCCGCCGCTGTACAAGATCAAGTGGGGCAAGGACGACTTCCAGTACGCCTACTCCGACCGGGAGCGCGACGCGCTGATCAACCTGGGGCGGCAGGCCGGGCGCAAGCTGCCGAAGGACGACGCGATCCAGCGCTTCAAGGGCCTGGGCGAGATGAACGCCGAGGAGCTGCGCGTCACCACCATGGACCCGGAGCACCGGGTCCTGCTCCAGGTGACGCTGGACGACGCGGCCCGCGCCGACGACCTGTTCTCGGTGCTGATGGGCGAGGACGTCGAGGCCAGGCGTTCCTTCATCCAGCGCAACGCCAAGGACGTCCGCTTCCTCGACATCTGA
- a CDS encoding DUF721 domain-containing protein, which yields MPTGAEHHERAGAAPIHTPTGPHTPAAPVHTPAAGAEPRAHAQSPAEPRPSGVDLARVALRAAKEQARLRGEQNAQRREARRGRGLRSGSRPDGRDPQPLGAALQRLIAERGWETPVAVSGVMSRWPEIVGRDIAQHCVPEHYSEEERAVTVRCDSSSWATQLRYLAPQLVARLNAELGHGTVRLIKVQGPEGPPRRYGRLRVR from the coding sequence ATGCCGACCGGAGCGGAACACCACGAGCGGGCGGGCGCCGCGCCCATCCACACCCCGACGGGCCCCCACACCCCGGCGGCTCCCGTCCACACCCCGGCGGCCGGCGCGGAGCCCCGAGCCCACGCCCAGTCCCCGGCCGAGCCACGCCCGTCCGGTGTGGACCTCGCCCGGGTCGCGCTGCGCGCGGCCAAGGAGCAGGCCCGGCTGCGCGGTGAGCAGAACGCGCAGCGCCGCGAGGCCCGCCGGGGCCGGGGGTTGCGCAGCGGTTCACGGCCGGACGGACGCGACCCCCAGCCGCTCGGTGCCGCCCTGCAACGCCTGATCGCCGAGCGCGGCTGGGAGACGCCGGTGGCGGTCAGCGGCGTGATGAGCCGCTGGCCGGAGATCGTCGGCCGGGACATCGCCCAGCACTGCGTCCCGGAGCACTACAGCGAGGAGGAGCGTGCCGTGACGGTGCGCTGCGACTCCTCCTCCTGGGCGACGCAGCTGCGCTACCTCGCGCCGCAGCTCGTGGCCCGGCTGAACGCGGAGCTCGGGCACGGCACCGTCCGTCTGATCAAGGTGCAGGGCCCGGAGGGGCCGCCCCGGCGGTACGGGCGGCTGCGGGTGCGCTGA
- the recF gene encoding DNA replication/repair protein RecF (All proteins in this family for which functions are known are DNA-binding proteins that assist the filamentation of RecA onto DNA for the initiation of recombination or recombinational repair.), with amino-acid sequence MHVAHLSLADFRSYTTAEVPLQPGVTAFVGPNGQGKTNLVEAIGYVATLGSHRVSSDAPLVRAGAERAVVRASVVREGRPTLVELEINPGRANRARVNRSAATRPRDVLGLLRTVLFAPEDLALVKGDPGDRRRFLDELLVARAPRMVAVRQDYERVLKQRNALLKSAAMARRAAGRRVDLSTLDVWDEHLARTGAELVAARLDLVAALEPLVEKAYQQLAPGGGGTGLEYRATAFPEGGGPTPAPPSHAGQPHAGQPHAGQPHAGQPHAAGADRGAIAAAMRQAVAAARPQELERGVTLVGPHRDELGLGLGGLPAKGYASHGESWSLALALRLASYELLRGDGGEPVLILDDVFAELDAGRRERLAESVGAAEQVLVTAAVPQDVPPALTGARFSVRDGRVERVTD; translated from the coding sequence ATGCATGTAGCCCATCTCTCCCTCGCCGACTTCCGGTCGTACACCACGGCCGAGGTGCCGCTCCAGCCTGGCGTCACGGCCTTCGTCGGCCCGAACGGGCAGGGCAAGACCAACCTCGTCGAGGCCATCGGCTACGTGGCCACGCTCGGCAGCCACCGCGTCTCCTCCGACGCCCCGCTGGTGCGCGCGGGCGCCGAGCGCGCCGTGGTGCGCGCCTCCGTGGTGCGCGAGGGCCGCCCCACGCTGGTGGAGCTGGAGATCAACCCCGGCCGGGCCAACCGCGCCCGGGTGAACCGTTCCGCCGCCACCCGTCCGCGCGACGTGCTGGGCCTGCTGCGCACCGTCCTCTTCGCCCCCGAGGACCTCGCCCTGGTCAAGGGCGATCCGGGTGACCGGCGCCGTTTCCTGGACGAGCTGCTGGTGGCGCGGGCGCCCCGGATGGTGGCCGTCCGGCAGGACTACGAGCGCGTGCTCAAGCAGCGCAACGCCCTGCTGAAGTCGGCCGCGATGGCACGCCGGGCCGCCGGTCGGCGGGTGGACCTGTCCACCCTGGACGTCTGGGACGAGCACCTCGCCCGCACCGGCGCCGAGCTGGTCGCCGCCCGGCTGGACCTCGTGGCCGCCCTGGAGCCGCTGGTGGAGAAGGCGTACCAGCAGCTGGCGCCCGGTGGCGGCGGCACCGGCCTGGAGTACCGGGCGACCGCCTTCCCGGAGGGCGGGGGGCCCACCCCGGCGCCCCCGTCCCACGCCGGCCAGCCGCACGCCGGCCAGCCGCACGCTGGCCAGCCGCACGCTGGCCAGCCGCACGCCGCCGGCGCCGACCGGGGCGCGATCGCCGCCGCGATGCGCCAGGCCGTGGCGGCGGCACGTCCGCAGGAGCTGGAGCGGGGCGTGACGCTGGTCGGCCCGCACCGCGACGAGCTCGGACTGGGCCTGGGCGGGCTGCCCGCCAAGGGGTACGCCAGCCACGGGGAGTCGTGGTCGTTGGCGCTCGCGCTCCGGCTGGCCTCCTACGAGCTGCTGCGGGGGGACGGCGGCGAGCCGGTGCTGATCCTCGACGACGTCTTCGCCGAGCTGGACGCCGGCCGTCGCGAGCGGCTGGCCGAGTCGGTGGGGGCGGCCGAGCAGGTGCTGGTCACGGCCGCGGTGCCGCAGGACGTGCCGCCGGCGTTGACCGGGGCCCGGTTCAGCGTGCGGGACGGCCGGGTGGAGAGGGTGACCGACTGA
- the gnd gene encoding phosphogluconate dehydrogenase (NAD(+)-dependent, decarboxylating) — MQLGLIGLGKMGGNMRERIRRAGHTVIGYDRNPELADVPSLQALVDALEGPRVVWVMVPAGAPTQSTITELAGLLSAGDIVVDGGNSRWTDDAEHAALLAEHGIGFVDAGVSGGVWGLENGYALMVGGQAEHIAAVQPIFDALKPEGEHGFVHAGKVGAGHFAKMVHNGIEYAMMQAYAEGWELLQAADAVTDVREVFRSWQEGTVIRSWLLDLAVDALDADEHLEKIRGYAEDSGEGRWTVEAAIDHSVPLPAITASLFARFSSRQEDSPQMKLVAALRNQFGGHGVSTGA; from the coding sequence ATGCAGCTCGGACTCATCGGCCTCGGCAAGATGGGCGGCAACATGCGCGAGCGGATCCGCCGCGCCGGCCACACCGTCATCGGCTACGACCGCAACCCGGAGCTGGCCGACGTCCCCAGCCTCCAGGCCCTCGTCGACGCCCTGGAGGGGCCGCGCGTGGTGTGGGTGATGGTCCCGGCCGGCGCACCGACCCAGAGCACCATCACCGAGCTCGCCGGACTGCTCTCGGCCGGGGACATCGTGGTCGACGGCGGGAACTCCCGCTGGACCGACGACGCCGAGCACGCCGCCCTGCTCGCCGAGCACGGCATCGGCTTCGTGGACGCGGGCGTCTCCGGTGGCGTGTGGGGCCTGGAGAACGGCTACGCCCTGATGGTCGGCGGCCAGGCCGAGCACATCGCCGCCGTCCAGCCCATCTTCGACGCCCTCAAGCCGGAGGGCGAGCACGGGTTCGTGCACGCCGGCAAGGTCGGTGCCGGGCACTTCGCCAAGATGGTCCACAACGGCATCGAGTACGCGATGATGCAGGCCTACGCCGAGGGGTGGGAGCTCCTCCAGGCCGCGGACGCCGTCACCGACGTGCGCGAGGTCTTCCGCTCCTGGCAGGAGGGGACGGTCATCCGCTCCTGGCTGCTCGACCTCGCCGTCGACGCCCTCGACGCGGACGAGCACCTGGAGAAGATCCGCGGCTACGCCGAGGACTCCGGCGAGGGCCGCTGGACGGTGGAGGCCGCGATCGACCACTCCGTGCCGCTGCCGGCGATCACCGCCTCGCTCTTCGCCCGTTTCTCGTCCCGCCAGGAGGACTCCCCGCAGATGAAGCTGGTCGCCGCCCTGCGCAACCAGTTCGGCGGCCACGGGGTCTCCACCGGCGCCTGA
- the dnaN gene encoding DNA polymerase III subunit beta has protein sequence MKFRVERDVFAEAVAWTARSLPARPPVPVLAGILLETGDGRLSLSGFDYEVSARVEVESEIEEPGKVLVSGRLLADISRSLPNRPIEVSTEGPKVVVVCGSARFTLMTLPVEEYPSLPAMPTSSGTVTGETFASAVSQVAVAAGRDDTLPVLTGVRIEIDGDEVTLAATDRYRLAMRTLRWKPENAGTSAVALVPAKTLADTAKSLAGADHVSLALADGGAGEGLIGVEGAGRRTTTRLIDGDLPKFRSLFPEEFSGYATIETAPLVEAVKRVSLVAERNTPVRLSFTQGVVTLEAGSGEDAQASERLDADLQGEDITVAFNPQFLLDGLSAIDAPVAQLAMTTATRPAVLSGKPAVDAEADESYRYLMMPIRLSG, from the coding sequence GTGAAGTTCCGGGTGGAGCGTGATGTCTTCGCGGAGGCGGTGGCCTGGACGGCCCGCAGCCTCCCGGCACGACCGCCGGTGCCCGTGCTCGCCGGCATCCTGCTGGAGACGGGCGACGGCCGGCTGAGCCTGTCCGGCTTCGACTACGAGGTCTCCGCACGGGTCGAGGTGGAGAGCGAGATCGAGGAGCCCGGCAAGGTCCTGGTCTCCGGCCGCCTGCTGGCGGACATCTCCCGCTCGCTGCCGAACCGCCCCATCGAGGTCAGCACCGAGGGCCCGAAGGTCGTCGTGGTCTGCGGCAGCGCCCGCTTCACGCTGATGACCCTCCCGGTCGAGGAGTACCCGTCGCTGCCGGCGATGCCCACCTCCTCCGGCACCGTCACCGGGGAGACCTTCGCCTCCGCCGTCAGCCAGGTCGCGGTCGCGGCCGGCCGTGACGACACCCTCCCGGTGCTCACCGGCGTGCGGATCGAGATCGACGGCGACGAGGTCACCCTCGCCGCCACCGACCGCTACCGGCTGGCGATGCGCACCCTGCGCTGGAAGCCGGAGAACGCCGGCACCTCCGCGGTGGCCCTGGTCCCGGCCAAGACCCTGGCCGACACCGCCAAGTCGCTGGCCGGCGCGGACCACGTGTCCCTCGCGCTGGCCGACGGCGGCGCGGGCGAGGGCCTGATCGGTGTCGAGGGCGCCGGCCGGCGGACCACCACCCGGCTGATCGACGGCGACCTGCCGAAGTTCCGCTCGCTCTTCCCGGAGGAGTTCAGCGGCTACGCCACCATCGAGACGGCCCCGCTGGTCGAGGCGGTCAAGCGGGTCTCCCTGGTGGCGGAGCGCAACACCCCGGTGCGGCTGTCCTTCACCCAGGGCGTGGTGACCCTGGAGGCCGGCTCGGGCGAGGACGCCCAGGCGTCCGAGCGGCTCGACGCTGACCTGCAGGGCGAGGACATCACCGTGGCGTTCAACCCGCAGTTCCTGCTCGACGGCCTGAGCGCGATCGACGCCCCGGTGGCCCAGCTCGCCATGACCACCGCCACCCGGCCCGCCGTGCTCTCCGGCAAGCCCGCGGTGGACGCGGAGGCCGACGAGTCCTACCGCTACCTGATGATGCCCATCCGGCTGTCCGGCTGA